CCTCCCGCGCCGAAGACGTCGTCGTCGGGATGCGCGGAGAGGGTGAGCACCCGTTCGGCGGAGATCTCCGTCGCGGAGTAGGGGATCAGCTCGTTTTCTTCCATGGCTCCGCGCGCATTATCTCAGAGCGATCCATTCACCGCTGGAAGGCGTACGTCGTGCCGGCGGCCGGCGGCACGCGCCCGCCTCCGCCTTCGCTGAAGCTTCGGCGCGATCCTATTGGCATCGAGCATCCGAAACGGCTCGCGCGAGCTCACCGGCGATCGCGCCGTAGCTCGCCAGAGCGGAGGCGGACGGCTCGATGCATCCGCCTTCGCCTCGCTTCGGCGCGACAGGTCGGCGCGCCGGCCTTCTCCGTTACGGTGATTGCCCGTGTCGGAAGGCGACAACGACGAAGCGCGTCGAGGCGCGAGCCCGGCGGGATGCGGGGCGCCGGCCGGCGGCTAAGACGTACCGGAGAGCGTACGTCGTGCCGGCGGCCGGCGGCACGCGCCCGCCCGGCTCGATGCATCGGCGCGCCGGCCCACATCACCGGTCGTCCCAGATGCCCGCCGTAATCTGCGCGCTGCGGACGAACTCCGCGGTCGCCGCCGCGTCGAACGGGACGGTCGCGAAAGAGAAGCCCGCTTCCGCGACGCGGCCCCCCGGGCGCCGCCGCGCCGGGTCGCGCCCGGCGAGGACGGACAGCGGCCCGCCGGGCGTCTCCCAGAAGACGAGCCGCCGCGCGCCGAGCGCCGCGGCCTCCGCGGCGAGGGCGTCGTGGAGGCGGAGCGCGCCCTCCTCCCCCGCGACCACCGCCTCGACCACGAGCGCCTGCTCTCCCACGACGGAAAGAACCCCGCACGCCGCGTCTCCTTCCGGGCCCGCGACCGTGACGAAGCGGTACCAGCGGTCGGGACGCGCGTGGTAGCGCCAGTGGATGCGCCGCCGATCCCGCACGAGCCCGGCGGCGATGGCCGCGCGCGCGCGCTCCCAGAGCGCATCGTAGGAAGCGCCGACGAACTCCGCCGCGGTCCCTCTCCGCGGCGGCGAGCCCGCGAGAGCGTATTCGATCGTGCGCACGGGGAACTCGGCCCGATAGCCGAGGAGCTTCGCGCCCGCGGCCAACGCGCGCGCGTTGGGAAACCCGAAGACGAACGGCACGCCGCGCGATCGCAGCGTCGTAAACAGCGCGTCGGCCATCGACCGGAAGGCGTTTTGCCGCCCTCCCAGCTGCCGGATCGAGGGCTCGGTCGCGACGTCGCCGACCGAGACGATCGTCAACTCCCGCCCGCCGATGGCGGCCCGGAGCGGCCATCCCCCGTAGTGCCCGACGATCCGCCCGTCGAGCTCGGCGACGGTCGCGACCCATCCGTCCGGGTTCCCCGGGTACTTCCACCGCCATTCCTCCTCCGACATCGCCCGGCCGAACGTCCGTCCGAAGAGATCGCGAATCCCCCCCGAGTCGCTCTCGGTCGCGAGGCGGACGGAAA
The DNA window shown above is from Thermoanaerobaculia bacterium and carries:
- a CDS encoding GNAT family N-acetyltransferase, which gives rise to MRFSVRLATESDSGGIRDLFGRTFGRAMSEEEWRWKYPGNPDGWVATVAELDGRIVGHYGGWPLRAAIGGRELTIVSVGDVATEPSIRQLGGRQNAFRSMADALFTTLRSRGVPFVFGFPNARALAAGAKLLGYRAEFPVRTIEYALAGSPPRRGTAAEFVGASYDALWERARAAIAAGLVRDRRRIHWRYHARPDRWYRFVTVAGPEGDAACGVLSVVGEQALVVEAVVAGEEGALRLHDALAAEAAALGARRLVFWETPGGPLSVLAGRDPARRRPGGRVAEAGFSFATVPFDAAATAEFVRSAQITAGIWDDR